One segment of Variovorax paradoxus DNA contains the following:
- a CDS encoding methyl-accepting chemotaxis protein, which yields MKDLKIGTRLGLGFTAMLLLMAFIAGIGVLRLTSVGQATDEMVSQALVKERLAAEWLTNLKSNTVANYAMVKTTDAQVAAYFSKVQAAGSARISPAQKKLEAMLETPEEKDLYAKVASSRAVVLETVGVLNKLKDSGQLAEANTLVDTKFSDALALYGGAVEALANHEREKIDAAAKGIDAGYTSGRSMLLVLAAVALVVGALLAWRLTRGIVRPLGHALEVAETVAAGDLSAHIVVESRDEAGQLMHALREMNASLAKVVGEVRMGTDTIATASSQIASGNQDLSSRTEQQASSLEQTAASMEELTSTVKQNADNARQANQLAVSASEVAVRGGSVVSQVVDTMGSINASSKKIVDIIGVIDGIAFQTNILALNAAVEAARAGEQGKGFAVVASEVRNLAQRSASAAKEIKTLIGDSVEKVEEGSKQVEEAGRTMEEIVGSVKRVTDIMGEITAASQEQTSGIEQINQAITQMDQATQQNAALVEEASAAAQSLQEQAGSLSQVVGVFRLERGAAAQA from the coding sequence TTGAAAGATTTGAAGATCGGCACTCGGCTGGGCCTCGGCTTCACGGCGATGCTTCTGCTGATGGCATTCATCGCCGGCATCGGCGTGCTGCGCCTGACCAGCGTGGGCCAGGCCACCGACGAGATGGTGTCGCAGGCGCTCGTGAAGGAGCGCCTGGCTGCCGAATGGCTCACCAACCTGAAATCGAACACCGTCGCCAACTACGCCATGGTGAAGACCACCGACGCGCAGGTGGCGGCTTATTTCTCGAAGGTGCAGGCCGCGGGCTCCGCGCGCATCAGCCCTGCGCAGAAGAAGCTCGAGGCGATGCTGGAGACGCCCGAGGAGAAGGATCTCTATGCCAAGGTCGCGTCCTCGCGCGCCGTCGTGCTCGAGACCGTGGGCGTGCTCAACAAGCTCAAGGACAGCGGGCAGCTGGCAGAGGCCAACACGCTGGTCGACACGAAGTTCTCGGACGCACTGGCGCTGTACGGCGGCGCGGTCGAGGCGCTGGCCAACCACGAGCGCGAGAAGATCGACGCCGCGGCCAAGGGCATCGATGCCGGCTACACGAGCGGCCGCAGCATGCTGCTCGTGCTGGCCGCCGTTGCACTGGTGGTAGGCGCCTTGCTCGCATGGCGCCTGACGCGCGGCATCGTGCGCCCGCTGGGACATGCGCTGGAGGTGGCCGAGACCGTGGCCGCCGGCGACCTGAGTGCCCACATCGTGGTGGAAAGCCGCGACGAGGCGGGCCAGTTGATGCATGCGCTGCGCGAGATGAACGCCAGCCTGGCCAAGGTGGTCGGTGAAGTGCGCATGGGCACCGACACCATCGCCACCGCATCGAGCCAGATCGCCTCGGGCAACCAGGATCTCTCGTCGCGCACGGAGCAGCAGGCCAGTTCGCTGGAGCAGACCGCCGCGTCGATGGAAGAACTCACCAGCACGGTGAAGCAGAACGCCGACAACGCGCGGCAGGCCAACCAGCTGGCGGTGTCGGCATCGGAAGTGGCAGTGCGCGGGGGCAGCGTGGTCAGCCAGGTGGTGGACACGATGGGCTCGATCAACGCGTCGTCCAAGAAGATCGTGGACATCATCGGCGTGATCGACGGCATCGCGTTCCAGACCAACATCCTGGCGCTGAACGCGGCCGTGGAAGCGGCACGCGCCGGTGAACAAGGCAAGGGCTTCGCCGTGGTCGCCTCCGAGGTGCGCAACCTCGCGCAGCGCTCGGCCTCGGCGGCCAAGGAAATCAAGACGCTGATCGGCGATTCCGTCGAGAAGGTCGAGGAGGGCAGCAAGCAGGTCGAGGAAGCCGGCCGCACGATGGAGGAGATCGTGGGCAGCGTGAAGCGCGTGACCGACATCATGGGCGAGATCACGGCAGCGAGCCAGGAGCAGACCTCGGGCATCGAACAGATCAACCAGGCCATCACACAGATGGACCAGGCCACCCAGCAGAACGCGGCACTGGTGGAGGAGGCCTCGGCCGCCGCCCAGTCGCTGCAGGAGCAGGCCGGCAGCCTGTCGCAGGTCGTCGGCGTGTTCCGGCTGGAACGCGGCGCTGCGGCGCAAGCCTAG